Proteins encoded in a region of the Vicia villosa cultivar HV-30 ecotype Madison, WI linkage group LG5, Vvil1.0, whole genome shotgun sequence genome:
- the LOC131602593 gene encoding abscisic acid 8'-hydroxylase 4 — translation MDTITILFLIFLSSLLSYPFIIKQHKPTSKPKLPPGSMGWPYIGETFQLYSQPPNIFFSSKQKRYGEIFKTHILGCPCVMLASPEAARFVLVTHSHLFKPTYPKSKEKLIGSSALFFHEGDYHTRIRKLVQTSLSPESIKKLIPDIETQVISSLESWVSIGQVINAFHEMKKFSFNIGILSVFGNLEDNYREELKENYCIVEKGYNSFPNRIPGTAYSKALLGRQRIQEIISEIICKRKEQRLIKKDLLGHLLNYKNEKGGMLTDEEIADNIIGVLFAAQDTTASVLTWILKYLHDDQKLLEAIKAEQMAVYEANDGGKMPLTWSQTKNMPLTHRVILESLRMSSIISFTFREAVVDVVYKGYLIPKGWKVMPLFRNIHHNPEFFINPQSFDPSRFEVSPKPNTFMPFGNGVHSCPGNELAKLNMVILIHHLVTKFRWEVVGNESGVQYSPFPIPLQGLPTRFWRI, via the exons ATGGACACCATTACTATCCTTTTCcttatctttctctcttctctcctctCATATCCATTCATAATCAAACAACACAAACCCACATCCAAACCTAAGCTTCCCCCAGGTTCAATGGGTTGGCCTTATATTGGAGAAACTTTTCAACTCTACTCTCAACCCCCTAACATCTTCTTTTCTTCTAAACAAAAAAG atATGGAGAAATATTTAAAACACATATACTAGGATGTCCTTGCGTGATGCTAGCAAGTCCTGAGGCtgcaagatttgtgttggtgactCATTCTCACTTGTTCAAACCTACATATCCCAAAAGCAAAGAGAAACTCATTGGTTCTTCTGCATTATTCTTCCATGAAGGAGATTATCATACTCGCATTAGGAAACTTGTTCAAACCTCGCTTTCTCCTGAATCAATCAAGAAACTGATCCCAGATATTGAAACACAAGTCATTTCATCTTTGGAATCTTGGGTTTCTATTGGACAAGTTATTAACGCTTTCCATGAAATGAAAAAG TTCTCTTTCAATATTGGGATCCTCTCCGTCTTCGGTAACTTGGAAGACAATTATAGAGAAGAGCTTAAGGAGAATTACTGCATAGTAGAGAAAGGTTACAATTCTTTCCCAAATAGAATCCCTGGAACTGCATACTCCAAAGCTCTTTTG GGGAGGCAAAGAATCCAAGAGATTATAAGTGAGATAATATGCAAGAGAAAGGAGCAGAGATTGATTAAGAAGGATCTATTAGGCCACTTGCTAAACTACAAGAATGAAAAAGGAGGAATGTTAACTGATGAGGAAATAGCTGATAATATAATTGGAGTACTATTTGCAGCTCAAGATACTACAGCAAGTGTTCTTACTTGGATTCTCAAGTACCTTCATGATGACCAGAAACTTCTTGAAGCAATAAAA GCAGAACAAATGGCAGTATATGAAGCCAATGATGGAGGGAAGATGCCATTAACTTGGAGTCAAACCAAAAATATGCCACTTACTCATAGG GTAATATTGGAAAGTTTGAGAATgtcaagcataatctcatttaCTTTTAGAGAAGCTGTGGTTGATGTAGTATACAAGG GATATCTAATACCAAAGGGTTGGAAAGTCATGCCACTGTTCAGAAACATCCACCACAATCCAGAGTTCTTCATTAATCCTCAGAGTTTTGACCCATCAAGATTTGAG GTTTCTCCAAAGCCCAATACTTTTATGCCATTTGGCAATGGAGTGCACTCTTGTCCAGGAAATGAGCTAGCCAAGTTGAATATGGTAATACTAATTCACCATCTAGTAACAAAGTTTAG GTGGGAGGTAGTGGGAAATGAAAGTGGAGTCCAATATAGCCCATTCCCAATCCCTTTGCAAGGTCTACCAACAAGATTTTGGAGAATTTAA